The following proteins are co-located in the Apium graveolens cultivar Ventura unplaced genomic scaffold, ASM990537v1 ctg3161, whole genome shotgun sequence genome:
- the LOC141700989 gene encoding uncharacterized protein LOC141700989, with protein sequence MFLAAIMKTNPGTIAEIDDVPHAKERGTSVCKRIFWSLKAMMDGWQHARPVISIDGTFLKGRYRGKLLIAMGVDSNNHPFPLCYGLVDEEMYENWSLFLQRLRRHVCRQRTGVCIIFDRAANIISALRDPQNGFAEPLGIHRFCLLHVRSNFYSHHAGGELKKLMWKAGRTTQVSKHDAYMSRIGEISPTALQYLATIPVERWTLSHDSGVRYGQTTTNMLEGFKDNIRRARFLPVTAMMEYLFYKAVTIVDKH encoded by the coding sequence ATGTTCCTGGCAGCCATTATGAAGACAAATCCTGGAACCATTGCTGAGATCGATGATGTCCCTCATGCTAAGGAGCGGGGCACGTCCGTCTGCAAGCGAATTTTTTGGTCTTTAAAGGCAATGATGGACGGGTGGCAACATGCACGTCCTGTGATTTCAATAGATGGGACATTCTTGAAAGGAAGATATAGGGGCAAGTTGCTTATTGCTATGGGTGTTGATTCGAACAACCACCCGTTCCCTCTCTGTTATGGCTTGGTTGACGAGGAGATGTACGAGAATTGGTCTTTGTTTTTGCAGCGTCTTCGAAGACATGTATGTCGGCAGCGGACCGGCGTCTGCATCATTTTTGACCGTGCAGCCAACATTATCTCCGCCCTACGAGACCCTCAGAACGGTTTTGCTGAGCCACTCGGCATCCATAGGTTCTGTCTCCTCCATGTAAGGAGTAACTTTTACAGTCATCACGCAGGTGGTGAACTAAAAAAATTAATGTGGAAAGCTGGAAGAACCACACAAGTCTCAAAGCATGACGCATATATGTCAAGGATTGGTGAAATTTCACCCACCGCCCTACAATATCTTGCTACAATACCTGTGGAGAGGTGGACACTTTCCCACGATAGTGGTGTTCGCTACGGTCAAACAACCACAAACATGCTTGAGGGCTTCAAAGACAACATAAGGAGGGCTCGTTTTCTTCCAGTAACAGCAATGATGGAGTACCTCTTCTACAAGGCGGTCACAATTGTAGACAAACATTGA